Proteins found in one Synechococcus sp. LA31 genomic segment:
- the feoB gene encoding ferrous iron transport protein B, which translates to MSTIAVLGMPNTGKSTLFNRLTGHHAQIGNWPGLTVDLMQADLQLAGRTLQLVDLPGIYDLRGHSDDEAVVRRFLERTPVDLVLVVLNASQLDRQLRLALQVQQLGLPAVLALNMADEAARFGVHINAPLLGEALAQPVLTLSAKYRQGLDALQHTLLTQLEAGHGREAAVPEQLEERLAAADAALDGAMAQLVERCVTLPGRWRDSRSRRLDAVLLHPVLGLPLFFLAMALMFQVIYAVGVPAQEGLAALLDQFGQLVLKPLLAPLPTLVQGFLLEGLYQGLGTVMAFLPVIALFFLAMGVVEDSGYLSRAAYLMDAFMERLGLDGRSFVLSLMGFGCNVPAILGTRVMRDRGLRLLSMLVIPFSLCSARLNVFLFMSAVFFPPRLGGLVIFGLYLISFAAALLTALLFRGRFPNNEPLVLELPPYRLPTAGQMASRAWSEVKHFWLWSRRFIVLGVVAVWLLNNLPVGVDPASNASLAGRLGSFTQPVLAPIGINPKLAVALLFGFIAKEIVLGGLAVIYGQGDPGALGLAIAADVSWPQALSFMLFTLLYTPCLSTVAVIRSESKRLSFTLLSVGWSLLLAWLVCLVFFQAVTRLS; encoded by the coding sequence ATGAGCACCATTGCCGTACTCGGCATGCCCAACACGGGCAAGTCGACCCTGTTCAACCGGCTCACCGGCCACCACGCACAGATCGGCAACTGGCCCGGCCTCACAGTTGATCTGATGCAAGCCGATCTGCAGCTGGCGGGGCGCACCCTCCAGCTGGTCGATTTACCAGGCATCTACGACCTACGCGGCCACAGTGACGACGAGGCGGTAGTGCGCCGCTTCCTCGAGCGCACCCCCGTGGATTTGGTGTTGGTGGTGCTCAACGCCAGCCAACTCGACCGGCAGCTGAGGCTGGCGTTGCAGGTGCAACAGCTGGGCTTGCCCGCGGTGCTGGCCCTCAACATGGCGGACGAAGCGGCCCGCTTCGGGGTCCATATCAACGCCCCACTGCTGGGCGAGGCACTCGCACAACCGGTGCTGACCCTGAGCGCGAAATATCGACAAGGCCTCGACGCCCTGCAACACACCCTGCTGACGCAGTTGGAGGCGGGGCATGGGAGGGAAGCCGCCGTGCCTGAACAGCTGGAGGAACGTCTGGCCGCCGCCGACGCCGCGCTTGATGGCGCCATGGCTCAGCTGGTTGAGCGCTGCGTCACCCTGCCGGGACGATGGCGCGACAGCCGCAGCCGACGCCTTGACGCCGTGCTGCTTCACCCAGTGCTGGGGCTGCCGCTGTTCTTCCTGGCCATGGCCTTGATGTTCCAGGTCATCTATGCCGTTGGAGTGCCCGCGCAGGAAGGCCTGGCAGCTCTGCTCGATCAGTTCGGGCAACTGGTGCTCAAGCCCCTACTGGCGCCCCTGCCCACCCTGGTGCAGGGATTCCTGCTGGAAGGGCTGTATCAGGGCCTGGGCACGGTGATGGCCTTCCTGCCGGTGATCGCGCTCTTTTTTCTGGCCATGGGCGTGGTCGAAGACAGCGGCTACCTCTCGCGAGCGGCCTATCTCATGGACGCCTTCATGGAGCGGCTCGGCCTCGATGGCCGCAGCTTCGTGCTCTCGCTGATGGGCTTCGGCTGCAACGTGCCGGCCATCCTCGGCACGCGGGTGATGCGCGATCGGGGCCTGCGGCTGCTCTCGATGCTGGTGATTCCCTTCTCGCTTTGCTCGGCGCGCCTCAACGTTTTCCTCTTCATGTCGGCGGTTTTCTTCCCGCCCCGCCTTGGCGGCCTGGTGATCTTTGGGCTGTATTTGATCAGCTTCGCGGCAGCGCTGCTCACAGCCCTGCTCTTTCGCGGCCGGTTCCCAAATAACGAACCGCTTGTTCTGGAACTTCCTCCCTACCGCTTACCCACAGCCGGCCAGATGGCCAGCCGCGCCTGGAGCGAAGTGAAGCACTTCTGGCTGTGGTCACGCCGCTTCATCGTCCTGGGCGTGGTGGCGGTGTGGCTACTCAACAATCTGCCGGTGGGCGTCGATCCCGCATCGAACGCAAGCCTGGCCGGCCGGCTTGGCAGCTTCACCCAGCCAGTGCTGGCGCCAATCGGCATCAACCCCAAGCTGGCGGTAGCCCTGCTGTTTGGCTTCATCGCCAAAGAGATTGTGCTGGGGGGGCTGGCCGTGATTTATGGGCAAGGTGATCCTGGGGCGCTGGGTCTGGCCATCGCCGCTGATGTGAGCTGGCCTCAGGCGTTGAGCTTCATGCTGTTCACCCTGCTGTACACCCCCTGCCTCTCCACGGTGGCGGTGATCCGAAGCGAATCCAAACGGCTGAGCTTCACCTTGCTCAGCGTGGGATGGTCGCTCTTGCTGGCCTGGCTGGTGTGCCTGGTGTTCTTCCAGGCGGTCACCCGCCTGAGCTGA
- a CDS encoding FeoA family protein, whose translation MAASAWLVDLPTGATATVESLAADAGLRQRLEALGLRPGQAVQVLRRGWWSGPLHVRVGMTELMLRRREAARVSLAA comes from the coding sequence ATGGCTGCATCGGCCTGGCTGGTGGATCTGCCCACAGGCGCAACCGCCACGGTGGAGTCGCTCGCAGCGGATGCGGGATTGAGGCAGCGACTCGAAGCGCTTGGCTTACGGCCAGGGCAAGCGGTGCAGGTGCTCCGGCGGGGCTGGTGGTCGGGCCCGTTGCACGTCCGCGTGGGCATGACCGAACTGATGCTGCGCCGCCGCGAAGCCGCTCGGGTGAGCCTGGCCGCATGA
- the hemB gene encoding porphobilinogen synthase yields MELTYRPRRLRRSPALRAMVRETSLSAADFIYPLFVHEGASNEPIGAMPGCQRWSLEGLVQEVGRAWDLGIRCVVLFPKVADGLKTEDGAECFNEGGLIPRAIRRLKEVHPGMAIMTDVALDPYSCDGHDGIVSGEGVVLNDETVAILCKQAVAQARAGADLIGPSDMMDGRVGAIREALDEEGFEHVGIISYTAKYASAYYGPFREALDSAPRATASKPIPKDKSTYQMDPANAREAITEAQLDEQEGADIMMVKPGLAYLDIIHRLREESELPIAAYNVSGEYAMVKAAAEKGWIDERAVVLETLLCFKRAGADLILTYHACDAAEWLRQG; encoded by the coding sequence ATGGAGCTCACCTACCGCCCCCGTCGTCTCCGCCGTTCGCCTGCTTTGCGGGCGATGGTGCGTGAGACCTCCCTTAGCGCGGCCGACTTCATCTACCCGCTGTTCGTGCACGAGGGGGCTAGCAACGAGCCCATCGGCGCCATGCCCGGTTGCCAGCGCTGGAGCCTCGAGGGGCTGGTGCAGGAAGTAGGCCGCGCCTGGGATCTGGGCATCCGCTGCGTGGTGCTGTTCCCGAAGGTGGCGGACGGACTGAAAACCGAAGACGGCGCCGAGTGCTTCAACGAGGGCGGTTTGATCCCCCGGGCGATCCGCCGTCTCAAGGAAGTGCATCCCGGCATGGCGATCATGACCGACGTGGCCCTTGATCCCTATTCCTGCGACGGCCACGACGGCATCGTGAGCGGTGAGGGCGTGGTTCTCAACGATGAAACGGTGGCGATCCTCTGCAAGCAGGCCGTGGCTCAAGCCCGCGCCGGTGCGGATCTGATCGGCCCCAGCGACATGATGGATGGCCGCGTCGGCGCCATCCGCGAAGCCCTCGATGAGGAGGGCTTCGAGCACGTTGGGATCATCAGCTATACGGCCAAATACGCCTCTGCTTATTACGGGCCCTTCCGTGAAGCCCTGGATTCAGCGCCTCGTGCCACGGCTAGCAAGCCGATCCCCAAAGACAAATCCACCTATCAGATGGATCCGGCTAACGCCCGCGAAGCCATCACCGAGGCCCAGCTCGATGAGCAAGAAGGCGCCGACATCATGATGGTGAAGCCTGGACTGGCTTACCTCGACATCATTCACCGCTTGCGCGAGGAGAGCGAGCTGCCGATCGCGGCTTATAACGTGAGCGGCGAATACGCGATGGTGAAAGCAGCCGCTGAAAAAGGCTGGATCGATGAGCGTGCCGTGGTGCTGGAAACCCTGCTCTGCTTCAAGCGCGCCGGCGCCGATCTGATCCTCACGTATCACGCCTGCGATGCGGCCGAATGGTTGCGTCAGGGTTGA
- a CDS encoding TolC family protein, whose protein sequence is MVRVRWAGLLWAALMPMGPLVDPARASPPTASSGLPPSPGLLRSLAAFERDLQALDGALSPGAVAPERAFDLADPALRAPDPAALPLSASAVDQVQERVLSLAQALEVAVANNPELAERRAQIAQMRGLKRSVLGRFWPRLGLNLGGAFSQRSDTNLVLQDNAGLYPPTSPFLVEPDGWSRIQTNRGSGWGSLDMDWELISFERGAALAEQDQRLSAALRQYGDALRELQLKVSEAYYGLQLAEQLLRIREAVVRNDSLVRDQVAALKGAGLVPRLDLLRAEAALQQSRFRQEQAEAMRLSRRQALTNLLNVAFGTLLLAETQVELQPAWPLPLDATVLAGLRDNPSLEQLAAERNALMRQADRRQAQLLPSLNLFAAGGGGTDVITKPVIDLEGCCSATNIPQLSGQSADWVAGLRLHWRLFDAGVSSGAAQASRAAAEAVLQRLARQRNQIRQELETAFYDYRASLSQLAAAEASYRASREAFRDARARYQLGLADYTDVSETITLLTRSMEGIAESTTLANLSYARMLRQLQPVPDQPQQDLTLPITLPAALVQQLQPQP, encoded by the coding sequence ATGGTGCGCGTCCGCTGGGCTGGGCTGCTCTGGGCCGCTCTGATGCCGATGGGGCCTCTGGTGGATCCAGCCAGGGCGTCACCTCCCACGGCCTCAAGCGGCCTGCCACCGTCGCCGGGTTTGCTGCGTTCGCTGGCCGCCTTTGAGCGCGATCTCCAGGCGTTGGATGGGGCGCTCAGTCCTGGTGCCGTTGCGCCTGAGCGTGCCTTCGATTTGGCGGATCCAGCCCTGCGCGCTCCCGACCCGGCTGCCTTGCCCCTCTCGGCCTCAGCTGTCGATCAGGTTCAAGAACGGGTGCTCTCCTTGGCGCAGGCCCTGGAGGTGGCGGTGGCTAACAATCCAGAGCTGGCTGAGCGGCGCGCCCAGATCGCCCAGATGCGTGGCCTCAAACGCTCGGTGCTAGGGCGCTTCTGGCCGCGGCTCGGGCTCAACCTGGGTGGCGCGTTCTCCCAGCGCAGCGACACCAACCTGGTGCTGCAGGACAACGCGGGTCTGTATCCCCCCACGTCGCCGTTTCTGGTGGAGCCGGACGGCTGGAGCCGCATCCAGACCAACCGCGGCAGCGGCTGGGGCAGCCTCGATATGGATTGGGAGCTGATCAGCTTCGAGCGGGGGGCCGCCCTGGCTGAACAGGATCAGCGCCTCTCGGCAGCCCTGCGCCAGTACGGCGATGCCCTGCGGGAGTTGCAACTGAAGGTGAGCGAGGCGTACTACGGCCTGCAGCTCGCTGAGCAGTTGCTCCGCATCCGTGAGGCGGTGGTGCGCAATGACAGCCTGGTGCGCGACCAGGTGGCGGCGCTCAAAGGTGCTGGCCTGGTGCCGAGGCTGGATCTGTTGCGGGCGGAGGCGGCGCTGCAGCAAAGCCGCTTCCGCCAGGAGCAGGCCGAGGCCATGCGCCTCAGCCGCCGCCAGGCCCTCACCAATTTGCTCAACGTGGCCTTTGGCACGCTGCTGCTGGCTGAAACGCAGGTGGAGCTGCAGCCGGCCTGGCCCTTGCCGCTGGATGCAACGGTGCTGGCCGGCCTGCGCGACAACCCTTCGCTGGAGCAGCTCGCGGCGGAGCGCAATGCGCTGATGCGTCAGGCCGATCGCCGCCAGGCACAGTTGCTGCCGAGTTTGAACCTGTTTGCCGCCGGAGGCGGTGGCACGGATGTGATCACCAAGCCGGTGATTGACCTCGAGGGCTGTTGCTCCGCGACGAACATCCCCCAGCTCTCCGGTCAGAGCGCCGATTGGGTGGCCGGCCTGCGTTTGCACTGGCGTTTGTTTGATGCCGGGGTGTCGAGCGGAGCCGCCCAGGCGAGTCGCGCCGCCGCCGAGGCGGTGCTGCAGCGGCTGGCCCGCCAACGCAACCAGATCCGCCAGGAGCTCGAAACTGCCTTCTACGACTACCGCGCGTCGCTCAGCCAGCTGGCCGCCGCGGAGGCCTCTTACCGCGCCTCCCGGGAAGCCTTCCGTGATGCCCGCGCCCGCTACCAGCTGGGCCTGGCTGATTACACCGACGTGAGTGAAACGATCACCCTGCTCACCCGATCGATGGAGGGCATCGCCGAATCCACCACCCTCGCCAACCTCAGCTACGCCCGCATGCTGCGGCAACTGCAGCCGGTGCCCGATCAGCCGCAGCAGGATCTCACCCTGCCGATCACGCTGCCGGCGGCTCTGGTGCAGCAGCTGCAGCCTCAGCCGTAG
- a CDS encoding NHLP bacteriocin system secretion protein → MPALNLKPSLLSLRGWAQQQAADPDGQVLLSLISVGGLTALWALFWPVPTEVVGRGVVIVPGGATVLDSRAEGQIRELNVKVGDRVRKGQLLIVLDQPALEKQLERQERDLRELEQINSDLNRRDAIRLAAAREVRDTALRKLERERQRVRSLQGTYAQKVADFAHLAKTDVVAPLGQEVVATSDRNTQLQVELDELTIREKDVISAYTKVKLDIDTEQQQRRFRIDNTRREVRVSEARLQYEGNLTAKRDGSILDLQVIRGQTVKPGQRLGTLGSSAATDTNEPPPALQAIAYFHPADARRLQHGQGIEVVPDWQQRGRFGGIQGVVERVSLLPATPEDINTTMGNPPLAQSLVASGPVIRSSIKLRPKPNSDDGYRWTLSNGSSVFPIREGLTLKAHAYVEWRTPVSYLLPILRDLTGTYRTPRLDRQQDQPSRRQEGTLP, encoded by the coding sequence ATGCCAGCGTTGAACCTCAAGCCATCCCTCCTGAGCCTGCGGGGCTGGGCGCAGCAGCAGGCCGCCGATCCCGATGGTCAGGTGCTGCTCAGCCTGATCAGCGTCGGCGGCCTCACCGCGCTCTGGGCTCTGTTCTGGCCGGTGCCCACCGAGGTGGTCGGCCGCGGGGTGGTGATCGTGCCTGGCGGCGCCACCGTGCTCGACAGCCGCGCTGAAGGTCAGATCCGCGAGCTCAACGTGAAGGTGGGCGATCGAGTGCGCAAAGGCCAGTTGCTGATCGTGCTCGATCAGCCGGCGCTGGAAAAGCAGTTGGAACGCCAGGAGCGCGACCTGCGCGAACTCGAGCAGATCAACAGCGACCTGAACCGCCGCGACGCGATCCGGCTGGCGGCAGCCCGCGAGGTGCGCGACACAGCCCTACGGAAGCTGGAACGGGAGCGGCAACGGGTGCGCAGCCTGCAGGGCACCTATGCCCAGAAAGTGGCCGACTTCGCCCACCTCGCCAAAACGGACGTGGTGGCCCCCCTGGGCCAGGAGGTGGTGGCCACCTCCGATCGCAACACCCAGCTGCAAGTGGAGCTCGATGAGCTCACCATCCGCGAAAAGGATGTGATCAGCGCTTACACCAAGGTGAAGCTCGACATCGACACCGAGCAGCAGCAGCGGCGCTTCCGCATCGACAACACCCGCCGTGAAGTGCGCGTGAGCGAGGCCCGCCTCCAATACGAGGGCAACCTCACCGCCAAACGCGACGGCAGCATCCTCGATCTGCAGGTGATCCGCGGCCAAACGGTGAAACCGGGGCAGCGCCTGGGCACCCTGGGCTCATCCGCCGCCACAGACACCAACGAACCACCCCCAGCCCTCCAGGCCATCGCCTACTTCCACCCCGCCGATGCCCGACGTCTGCAGCACGGCCAGGGCATTGAGGTGGTGCCCGACTGGCAGCAGCGCGGTCGCTTCGGTGGGATTCAGGGTGTGGTGGAACGGGTGAGCCTGCTGCCGGCCACCCCGGAAGACATCAACACCACCATGGGCAACCCGCCCCTGGCCCAGTCGCTGGTGGCCAGTGGCCCGGTGATCCGCAGCAGCATCAAGCTGCGCCCCAAGCCCAACAGCGACGACGGCTACCGCTGGACCCTCTCCAACGGCAGCAGCGTGTTTCCCATTCGCGAAGGCCTCACCCTCAAGGCGCACGCCTACGTGGAATGGCGCACACCGGTGAGCTATCTGCTGCCGATCCTGCGCGATCTCACCGGCACCTACCGCACCCCCCGGCTCGACCGGCAGCAGGATCAACCCAGCCGGCGCCAGGAGGGCACGCTGCCATGA
- a CDS encoding VOC family protein — MSSTHRLGHVALRVQDMDRAKAFYLGLGLRLTWDAHDWCYLQWPHSGEGIALLSPDYRAAGPHFAFHFQERGEVDRIREQLVQQGHSCGPVHDHRDGTASFYMQDPEGNWLEMLYEPAEGLPSNVGVEPIAVGRA, encoded by the coding sequence ATGTCCTCCACCCACCGACTCGGCCATGTCGCCCTGCGGGTGCAGGACATGGACCGCGCCAAGGCTTTCTATCTGGGGCTGGGGTTAAGGCTCACCTGGGATGCCCACGACTGGTGCTATCTGCAGTGGCCCCACAGCGGGGAAGGCATCGCCCTGCTGAGCCCGGACTACCGCGCCGCTGGCCCCCACTTCGCCTTCCACTTCCAGGAGCGGGGCGAGGTGGATCGGATCCGCGAGCAGCTGGTGCAGCAGGGGCACAGCTGCGGTCCGGTTCACGACCACCGCGATGGAACCGCCTCCTTCTACATGCAGGATCCGGAAGGCAACTGGCTCGAGATGCTCTACGAGCCAGCTGAGGGGCTGCCCTCCAATGTGGGCGTGGAACCGATCGCCGTGGGTCGCGCGTGA
- a CDS encoding endonuclease MutS2 codes for MSPIQLEALELLEWRRLGEHVAGFAGTTAGRSLCRELPLAPSLQVSQQWLAQTGELLALDGLTEGGLSFQGVADLQRTVQLCAKGGVAGADELLDVATTLAAARRLRRQIDDAELRPVTTAMVEGLRTLPELEQRLRFCIEDGGRVADRASPPLAQLRRQIASARQERRDRLNDLLRRYAAVLQDNVIAERNGRPVLAVKAGLAGQLPGLVHDSSASGSTVFIEPQAVIPLGNRLRQLEGEEREAERAVLQELSALVGDEQAALEHLQQVLLQLDAALARARYGAWLGAVRPELVADPLAPLRLEGLRHPLLLWQERRDGTHPVVPVSVRVHEGLRVVAITGPNTGGKTVTLKSVGLAALMARAGLFLPCSGTPQLPWCAQVLADIGDEQSLQQNLSTFSGHVRRIARILEALPPAAADLGAASGASLVLLDEVGAGTDPTEGTALAIALLRQLAERARLTIATTHFGELKALKYNDARFENASVAFDVETLSPTYRLQWGIPGRSNALAIASRLGLDGQVLEEAQQLLAPRGEGEVNQVIAGLENQRQRQQEAAEEAAALLARTELLHEELLQRWQQQKEQSAELQEQRRQQLERSIRDGQKEVRRTIRRLRQGRDLDTASLGETARRAGQRLKSLEQQHRPQPERRDHKGWRPALGDRVRVLSLGKAGEVLALSADGRELTVRCGVMRLNLELSAIEGLNGEKPAPPEVSKPQVQVRSRQSFGGRSPDVRTERNTVDVRGMRVHEAEAAVEEVLRSANGPTWVIHGIGTGKLKRGLRAWLDGLPYVERVSDAEQGDGGQGCSVIWLK; via the coding sequence CTGAGCCCGATCCAGCTCGAGGCTCTGGAGCTGCTCGAGTGGCGCCGGCTCGGTGAGCACGTGGCGGGCTTTGCCGGCACCACGGCTGGGCGCAGCCTCTGCCGGGAGTTGCCCTTGGCCCCCAGCCTTCAGGTCAGCCAGCAGTGGCTAGCCCAAACCGGTGAACTGTTGGCCCTCGATGGCCTCACCGAAGGTGGCCTCAGCTTTCAGGGGGTGGCAGACCTGCAGCGCACCGTGCAGCTCTGCGCCAAAGGTGGCGTGGCTGGGGCTGATGAACTGCTGGATGTGGCCACCACCCTGGCGGCGGCCCGGCGCCTGCGCCGCCAGATCGATGATGCGGAGCTGCGCCCCGTCACCACAGCGATGGTGGAGGGATTGCGCACGCTGCCGGAGCTCGAGCAGCGCCTGCGCTTCTGCATCGAAGACGGCGGCCGTGTGGCGGATCGAGCCAGCCCGCCTCTGGCCCAGCTGCGCCGTCAGATCGCCTCCGCTCGCCAGGAGCGCCGCGATCGCCTGAATGATCTGCTGCGCCGTTACGCGGCCGTGTTGCAGGACAACGTGATCGCCGAGCGCAATGGCCGGCCGGTGTTGGCGGTGAAGGCGGGCTTGGCCGGACAGTTGCCTGGCCTTGTGCACGACAGCTCCGCCTCCGGCAGCACGGTGTTTATCGAGCCCCAGGCCGTGATTCCCCTGGGCAATCGGCTGCGGCAGCTCGAAGGAGAAGAGCGCGAAGCCGAGCGCGCGGTGCTCCAAGAGCTCAGTGCGCTGGTGGGCGACGAGCAAGCGGCGCTGGAGCATCTCCAGCAGGTGCTGCTCCAGTTGGATGCAGCCTTGGCCCGGGCCCGCTACGGCGCCTGGTTGGGGGCGGTGCGGCCGGAGCTGGTCGCCGATCCGCTGGCACCGTTGCGGCTGGAGGGGCTGCGACACCCCCTGCTGCTCTGGCAGGAGCGCCGCGACGGTACCCACCCTGTGGTGCCGGTGAGCGTGCGGGTGCATGAGGGCTTGCGGGTGGTCGCGATCACAGGCCCCAACACCGGCGGCAAAACCGTGACCCTGAAAAGCGTGGGCCTGGCGGCCCTGATGGCCCGTGCCGGTTTGTTCTTGCCTTGCAGCGGCACACCGCAGCTGCCCTGGTGCGCTCAGGTGCTGGCCGATATCGGTGATGAGCAGTCGTTGCAGCAAAACCTCTCCACCTTCAGCGGCCATGTGCGCCGCATTGCCCGGATCCTGGAGGCCTTGCCCCCAGCCGCTGCTGATCTCGGGGCTGCTTCAGGTGCCTCACTGGTGTTGCTCGATGAGGTGGGGGCCGGTACCGATCCCACCGAAGGCACGGCCCTGGCCATTGCCCTGTTGCGCCAATTGGCGGAGCGGGCGCGGCTCACCATCGCCACCACTCACTTCGGTGAGCTCAAGGCCCTCAAATACAACGACGCCCGCTTTGAAAACGCCTCCGTGGCCTTCGATGTGGAGACCCTCTCGCCCACCTATCGCCTGCAATGGGGTATCCCAGGGCGCAGCAACGCCCTGGCGATCGCCAGCCGCCTGGGGCTTGATGGCCAGGTGCTGGAGGAAGCCCAACAGCTGTTGGCTCCCCGTGGTGAAGGAGAGGTGAATCAGGTGATTGCCGGCCTGGAAAACCAGCGGCAGCGCCAGCAGGAGGCGGCCGAGGAGGCCGCGGCGCTTCTAGCCCGCACTGAGTTGCTGCACGAAGAGCTGCTGCAGCGCTGGCAGCAGCAGAAGGAGCAAAGCGCCGAACTGCAAGAGCAGCGCCGTCAGCAGTTGGAGCGCTCGATCCGCGATGGCCAGAAGGAGGTGCGGCGCACCATCCGGCGCCTCCGCCAAGGCCGCGATCTGGATACCGCCAGCCTCGGCGAAACGGCCCGCCGCGCCGGCCAGCGGCTCAAATCCCTGGAGCAGCAGCACCGGCCTCAGCCCGAACGGCGTGATCACAAGGGTTGGCGTCCGGCGCTGGGGGATCGGGTGCGGGTTCTCTCGCTGGGCAAGGCGGGGGAGGTGCTGGCGCTCTCCGCTGATGGCCGCGAACTCACCGTGCGCTGCGGCGTGATGCGCCTCAACCTCGAGCTCTCGGCGATTGAGGGCCTCAACGGCGAAAAGCCCGCTCCGCCGGAGGTCAGCAAGCCTCAGGTGCAGGTGCGTAGCCGTCAATCCTTTGGTGGTCGCAGTCCGGATGTGCGCACCGAGCGCAACACGGTGGATGTGCGCGGCATGCGGGTGCATGAAGCCGAGGCGGCGGTGGAGGAGGTGCTGCGCAGCGCCAACGGCCCCACTTGGGTGATCCATGGCATCGGCACGGGCAAGCTCAAGCGGGGCCTACGGGCTTGGCTCGATGGGCTGCCTTATGTGGAGCGGGTCAGCGATGCCGAGCAGGGTGATGGCGGCCAGGGCTGCAGTGTGATCTGGCTGAAATGA
- a CDS encoding ABC transporter ATP-binding protein yields the protein MAEVRFQQVSKTYPPRRGSAPVQVLRQVDLQIADGEFLVLVGPSGCGKSTLLRLLAGLEAPTDGDIFVGDRCVTGLRPAQRDVAMVFQSYALYPHLNVAGNIGFGLRRQRRRTPLQQLQDGLHQASRGLPHPLQIASSREARIEARIQDVAATLELDHLLDRLPKELSGGQKQRVALGRAIARQPAVFLMDEPLSNLDAKLRTGTRAQIVELQRRLGTTTVYVTHDQVEAMTMGHRIAVLNRGHLQQLGTPAELYQWPSNLFVAQFIGSPPMNLLPMISVGAGQLQLGSRRFTPEGPMAEALLEWQHKGGSELLSGGLRAEHLKLAPATNRNLAAEICHVEGLGNEQLLTARLLEGDHLVQLRAEPDQQLVPGQSIHLEVDPQGWRLFDQAGEAIPRPKPAAAPRREPVLPELG from the coding sequence TTGGCAGAGGTTCGCTTCCAGCAGGTCAGCAAGACCTACCCACCACGGCGGGGCAGTGCGCCCGTGCAGGTGCTCCGCCAGGTGGATCTACAGATCGCCGATGGTGAGTTCCTGGTGCTAGTGGGCCCCTCCGGCTGCGGTAAAAGCACCCTGCTGCGCCTGTTGGCAGGGCTGGAGGCCCCGACGGACGGCGACATTTTCGTAGGGGATCGCTGCGTGACCGGGCTGCGGCCCGCCCAGCGGGATGTGGCGATGGTGTTCCAGAGCTACGCGCTCTATCCCCACTTGAACGTGGCAGGCAACATCGGCTTCGGCCTGCGCCGTCAACGCCGGCGCACCCCCCTGCAGCAACTGCAAGACGGCCTGCACCAGGCCAGCCGCGGCCTGCCCCACCCTCTGCAGATCGCCTCCAGCCGCGAAGCCCGCATCGAAGCGCGGATCCAGGACGTGGCCGCCACGCTCGAGCTCGACCATCTGCTCGATCGCCTGCCCAAGGAGCTCTCTGGCGGCCAGAAGCAGCGCGTGGCCCTGGGCCGGGCCATCGCTCGCCAGCCCGCGGTGTTCCTGATGGATGAACCGCTCAGCAACCTCGACGCCAAGCTGCGCACCGGCACCCGCGCCCAGATCGTGGAGCTGCAGCGGCGGCTGGGGACCACCACGGTTTACGTGACCCACGACCAGGTGGAAGCGATGACGATGGGCCACCGCATCGCCGTGCTCAACCGCGGCCATCTCCAGCAGCTCGGCACTCCCGCCGAGCTCTACCAATGGCCCAGCAACCTGTTTGTGGCCCAGTTCATCGGCAGCCCGCCGATGAACCTGCTGCCGATGATCAGTGTGGGAGCCGGCCAACTCCAACTTGGCAGCCGCCGCTTTACACCGGAGGGGCCGATGGCGGAGGCGCTGTTGGAATGGCAGCACAAGGGTGGAAGCGAACTGCTCAGCGGCGGCCTGCGGGCCGAGCACCTGAAGCTGGCGCCTGCCACTAACCGCAATCTGGCGGCCGAGATCTGCCATGTGGAGGGGCTGGGCAACGAGCAACTGCTCACCGCGCGCCTGCTGGAGGGGGATCACTTGGTGCAGCTACGGGCCGAGCCCGATCAACAGCTTGTGCCCGGCCAGAGCATTCACCTGGAGGTGGATCCTCAGGGCTGGCGCCTGTTTGATCAAGCCGGCGAGGCCATCCCCAGGCCGAAGCCGGCTGCTGCGCCTAGGCGGGAGCCGGTGCTGCCTGAGCTGGGTTGA